DNA sequence from the Actinacidiphila yeochonensis CN732 genome:
CCCTGGTGGTGGCCGCCGGCACCTGGTCCGACCTGCACGGCCCGGTCGGGGACCTGGTGACCCTGCTGGTCACCGGCGCCTTCGGGCGGCTGGACCTGCTGGTGCCGTTCCTGATCGGCTGGATCGCGGTGCGCCTGATGCGGCATCCGGAGCAGGCCGAGGCCAACGGCCGGATCGTCATCGGCCTGTCCGCACTGGTGATCGGCATGCTCGGGCTGATCCACGTCTTCTCCGGGGCGCCCTCCCGGGCGGACGGCGCGCACGCCCTGCGCCAGGCCGGCGGCCTGATCGGCTGGGGCGCCGCGGAGCCGTTCCTCTACACGGTGGGCGCGTTCCTGGCCGTACCGCTGCTGCTGCTGTTCACCGTCTTCGGGCTGCTGGTGGTCACCGCCACCCCGGTCAACGCCATCCCGCAGCGGCTGCGGGCGGCCGGCGCCCGGGTGGGCTTCTACGCGCCGCCGGCGGACCCCGAGGCGGTTCCGCTGGAGGAGTTCTTCGACGAGGAGGCCGGATACGGCGACTCCGACCGGGACGGCGCGGAGGACGACTCGCCGGTGCGACGGCTGCCCGCCGACGCCGGCCGGGACCCGTACGACGTGGAGGCCGACGAGGCGGCCGGTTCGCCGTCCGGGCCCGGCGCCGCGGCCGGCGGCGACGAGCCCAAGCCGCGCCGCCGCCCGCGCCGCCGGGCCGAGAAGGGGACGGCCGAGGACGGCCCGGACCCGGTGGACATCGCGGCGGCCGCCGCGGCCGCGCTGGACGGCGCGGTGCTCGGCGGCCTCCAGCCCGCCCCGCTGGTGCCGGACCTGACCGGGCGGCTGACGAAGCAGGTGCCAGCCGCCCGCGCCGACGCGGAGGCCGCCGGCTCCCCGGCCGGCGGCGTGCCCGACCTCACCAAGCCCCCCGCCGAGGTGGTCGAGCCGCTGCCGCCACGAGCCGAACAGCTCCAGCTCTCCGGGGACATCACCTACGCCCTGCCCTCGCTGGACCTGCTGGAGCGCGGCGGCCCCGGGCGCACCCGCAGCGCCGCCAACGACGCGGTCGTCGCCTCGCTCACCCAGGTCTTCAAGGAGTTCAAGGTCGACGCGGTGGTCACCGGCTTCACCCGCGGCCCCACGGTCACCCGCTACGAGGTGGAGCTCGGCGCCGCCGTGAAGGTCGAGCGGATCACCGCCCTGGCCAAGAACATCGCCTACTCCGTGGCCAGCCCCGACGTGCGGATCATCAGCCCCATCCCGGGCAAGTCCGCCGTCGGCATCGAGATCCCCAACAGCGACCGCGAGATGGTCAACCTCGGCGACCTCCTGCGCTCGGCGGACGCCGCCGGCGAGGAGCATCCGATGACCGTCGCCCTGGGCAAGGACGTCGAGGGCGGCTACGTGGTGGCCAACCTCGCCAAGATGCCGCACATCCTGGTCGCCGGCGCCACCGGCTCCGGCAAGTCCTCCTGCATCAACTGCCTCATCACCTCGGTGATGTGCCGCGCCACCCCGGACGAGGTGCGGATGGTGCTGGTGGACCCCAAACGCGTCGAGCTGACGGCCTACGAGGGCATCCCGCACCTGATCACCCCGATCATCACCAACCCGAAGCGGGCCGCCGAGGCGCTCCAGTGGGTGGTGCGGGAGATGGACCTGCGCTACGACGACCTGGCCGCCTACGGGTACCGCCACATCGACGACTTCAACGCGGCGGTCCGCTCCGGACGGGCCCGTACCCCCGAGGGCAGCGAACGCGAGCTGTCCCCCTACCCGTACCTGCTGGTGATCGTCGACGAGCTGGCCGACCTGATGATGGTGGCGCCCCGCGACGTCGAGGACTCCATCGTCCGGATCACCCAGCTGGCGCGCGCGGCCGGCATCCACCTGGTGCTCGCCACCCAGCGGCCCAGCGTCGACGTGGTCACCGGTCTGATCAAGGCGAACGTGCCGTCCCGGCTGGCCTTCGCCACCTCCTCCCTCGCCGACAGCCGGGTCATCCTGGACCAGCCCGGCGCCGAGAAGCTCATCGGGAAGGGCGACGGACTCTTCCTGCCGATGGGCGCGAACAAGCCCACCCGCATACAGGGCGCCTACGTCACCGAGGACGAGGTCGGCAAGATCGTCGACCACTGCAAGGCGCAGCTGACCCCCACCTACCGCGCCGACGTCACGGTGGGCGGCGGGCCCAAGAAGGAGATCGACGAGGAGATCGGCGACGACCTGGACCTGCTGTGCCAGGCCGCGGAGCTGGTCGTCTCCACCCAGTTCGGGTCGACCTCGATGCTCCAGCGCAAGCTGCGGGTCGGGTTCGCCAAGGCCGGACGCCTGATGGACCTGATGGAGACCCGCGGCATCGTGGGCCCCAGCGAGGGCTCCAAGGCGCGCGACGTGCTGGTCAAGGCCGACGAGATCGACGGAGTGCTCGCCGTCATCCGCGGCGAGGCGGCCCCGTCCTGACCGGCGGCGCCTCCTGACCCGGGGTTCCCTCCCGACCCGCGGCGCCTCCTGACCGGCGGGGCCGGGGCCCGTCTTCCTGGGGTGGTCCCGGACTCCGCCCCATGGGCGCCGCGCAGGCGGGGGCGGTCGGCGGCGGCGGCGTACCAGGGGTCACACAAGTGGAGTCCTGCTACGTGTGATGCGACCGGAGTCGGGGCACGTAATCAGGCAACCGTTTCTCCTGTTCGCGCGTCAACCTGATACAAGCCGGACGGCCGCCCGCCCCCGTTCCGTGGACCGGGCCCCCGTGCCGCCCGCTTGCCCCCGCGTTTTGACCCGCCCCCTAGACTGTCCCCAGCAGGCGGCTGCACGCTCGAAAGGCGCCCTCGTGTCCATCGGCAACTCGCCTTCCCCTGACGACCCCTCGGTCGGTCGCGCCCTCGCACAGGCACGCGTCGCGGCAGGACTGTCCGTCGACGAGGTGAGCAGCACCACCCGGGTGCGCGTCCCGATCCTCCAGGCCATCGAGCGCGACGACTTCTCGCGCTGCGGCGGGGACGTCTACGCCCGCGGCCACATCCGCAACATCGCCCGCGTGGTCGGCGTCGACCCCGAGCCGCTGGTGGCCCGGTACGCGGCGGAGCACGCCCCGCAGAACGAGGTCGCTCCGGCGCCTCCCCGCTACGAGACGGAGAGGATCACGTCCGAGCCGCGGCGCCCCAACTGGACCGCCGCCATGGTGGCCGCGATCGTCGCGGTGGTGGGCTTCGTCGGCTTCACCGTCGTGGGCGGCGGAGGCAGCGGGGGCAAGGCCGGCTCGGAGGCCGACGCCACGACGACCGCGACCGCCACCGGCCACCCGGCCACGACCTCGTCCCCGCAGAGCAACAACGCCCCCACCGCGAGCCCCACCGACACCGGCAGCGTCATCGCGGCCGCCCCGCCCGGCAAGGTCACCGTCAAGGTCAGCGCGGTCGGCGGCGCCAGCTGGATCCTGGCCACCGACCACAACGGCAAGCAGCTCTTCCAGTCCTCCCTCCGGGACGGCGACTCCCAGACGTGGACCGACGACAAGAAGATCAAACTGGTCGTCGGCAACGCGGGCGCCGTCCAGCTCTTCGTCAACGGCAAGGACCTCGGCCCGGCCGGCGGCAAGGGACAGGTCGTGCGCCTGACGTACACCCCGGGCGACCCGACCCAGGGCTGACCGGCCGCCGCCCCGGCCGCCTCCTGCGGGCCTCACGCGCGACAGGGAGCCGCCGGCGCCGCTCGCACGCTCCCCGTCGCGCGCCGGGTCGTCACCGGTGCGCCCGCGGTCGGCCGAGCGCGGGAGGCCACCAGGTACGCTGGTGCTCATGCCCGAACCCCGTACCGTCGCCCTTGTCACGCTCGGATGCGCCCGAAACGAGGTCGACTCGGAGGAACTCGCCGGTCGGCTGGCGGCGGACGGCTGGCGGCTCGTCGACGACGCCGCCGAGGCCGACGTTGCGGTGGTGAACACCTGCGGTTTCGTCGAGGCCGCCAAGAAGGACTCGGTGGACGCCCTCCTGGAGGCGAACGACCTCAAGTCCCACGGCCGCACCCAGGCCGTCGTCGCCGTGGGCTGCATGGCCGAGCGGTACGGCAAGGAGCTCGCCCAGGCGCTGCCCGAGGCGGACGCCGTGCTCGGCTTCGACGACTACACCGACATCTCCGACCGGCTCCAGACCATCCTGTCCGGCGGCATCCACGCTTCGCACACCCCGCGCGACCGGCGCAAGCTGCTGCCGATCAGCCCCGCCGAACGGCAGACCGCCGAGGTGGCGCTCCCCGGCCACGGCCAGGGCACCGCCGGCCCGGAGCAGCCCGCCGAGGAGTTCGCCGAGGCCGCCCCGGACCTGCCCGAGGGGGTCGCGCCGCCGTCGGGGCCGCGGGCCCCGCTGCGCCGCCGCCTGGACAGCGGACCGGTCGCCTCCGTGAAGCTCGCCTCCGGCTGCGACCGGCGGTGCAGCTTCTGCGCCATCCCGTCCTTCCGCGGCTCCTTCGTCTCGCGCCGCCCCACCGACGTGCTCGCCGAGGCCCGTTGGCTGGCCGGCCAGGGCGTCGTGGAGGTCATGCTGGTCAGCGAGAACAACACCTCCTACGGCAAGGACCTCGGCGACATCCGCCTCCTGGAGTCCCTGCTGCCCGAGCTGGCCGCCGTCGACGGCGTCGAACGGGTCCGCGTGAGCTACCTCCAGCCCGCCGAGATGCGGCCCGGACTGATCGACGTGCTCACCTCCACCCCCGGCGTCGTCCCCTATTTCGACCTGTCCTTCCAGCACTCCGCCCCCGGCGTGCTGCGCGCCATGCGCCGCTTCGGCGACACCGAGCGCTTCCTCGGGCTGCTGGAGACCATCCGGGCCAAGGCCCCCGAGGCGGGCGTGCGCTCCAACTTCATCGTCGGCTTCCCCGGGGAGACCGAGGAGGACCTCGCCGAGCTGGAGCGCTTCCTCACCGAGGCCCGGCTCGACGCGATCGGCGTGTTCGGCTACTCCGACGAGGAGGGCACCGAAGCCGAGGGCTACCAGAACAAGGTGGACGAGGACGTCGTCGCCGCCCGGCTCGCCCGGGTCTCGCGGCTGGCCGAGGAGCTGACCGCGCAGCGCGCCGAGGAGCGCGTGGGCTCCACGGTGCGGGTGCTGGTCGAGGCCGTCGACGAGGAGACCGGGGAGATCACCGGCCGCGCCGACCACCAGGCGCCGGAGACCGACGGCCAGGTGCGGCTGCTGCCCGCCGAGGACGCCCCCGACGGCTGGACGCCCGCCCCCGGAACGTTCGTGACGGCCGAGGTGGTCGCCGCCGAGGGCGTCGACCTGGTGGCCAGCGCGCTGACCGGCCCGGCCGCGGCCGACGTACCCGCGCCGGGCGGCGTACTCGTCGAA
Encoded proteins:
- a CDS encoding helix-turn-helix domain-containing protein; this translates as MSIGNSPSPDDPSVGRALAQARVAAGLSVDEVSSTTRVRVPILQAIERDDFSRCGGDVYARGHIRNIARVVGVDPEPLVARYAAEHAPQNEVAPAPPRYETERITSEPRRPNWTAAMVAAIVAVVGFVGFTVVGGGGSGGKAGSEADATTTATATGHPATTSSPQSNNAPTASPTDTGSVIAAAPPGKVTVKVSAVGGASWILATDHNGKQLFQSSLRDGDSQTWTDDKKIKLVVGNAGAVQLFVNGKDLGPAGGKGQVVRLTYTPGDPTQG
- a CDS encoding DNA translocase FtsK, whose protein sequence is MAPRTSGTAKKAPVKPPAKPPAKKAAAKRPAAKSAAARPAAKKAAAKPAPKPAPSPTGGLYRLVRALWLGFAHAVGAVFRGIGRGARGLDPAHRKDGLALLLLGVTLVVAAGTWSDLHGPVGDLVTLLVTGAFGRLDLLVPFLIGWIAVRLMRHPEQAEANGRIVIGLSALVIGMLGLIHVFSGAPSRADGAHALRQAGGLIGWGAAEPFLYTVGAFLAVPLLLLFTVFGLLVVTATPVNAIPQRLRAAGARVGFYAPPADPEAVPLEEFFDEEAGYGDSDRDGAEDDSPVRRLPADAGRDPYDVEADEAAGSPSGPGAAAGGDEPKPRRRPRRRAEKGTAEDGPDPVDIAAAAAAALDGAVLGGLQPAPLVPDLTGRLTKQVPAARADAEAAGSPAGGVPDLTKPPAEVVEPLPPRAEQLQLSGDITYALPSLDLLERGGPGRTRSAANDAVVASLTQVFKEFKVDAVVTGFTRGPTVTRYEVELGAAVKVERITALAKNIAYSVASPDVRIISPIPGKSAVGIEIPNSDREMVNLGDLLRSADAAGEEHPMTVALGKDVEGGYVVANLAKMPHILVAGATGSGKSSCINCLITSVMCRATPDEVRMVLVDPKRVELTAYEGIPHLITPIITNPKRAAEALQWVVREMDLRYDDLAAYGYRHIDDFNAAVRSGRARTPEGSERELSPYPYLLVIVDELADLMMVAPRDVEDSIVRITQLARAAGIHLVLATQRPSVDVVTGLIKANVPSRLAFATSSLADSRVILDQPGAEKLIGKGDGLFLPMGANKPTRIQGAYVTEDEVGKIVDHCKAQLTPTYRADVTVGGGPKKEIDEEIGDDLDLLCQAAELVVSTQFGSTSMLQRKLRVGFAKAGRLMDLMETRGIVGPSEGSKARDVLVKADEIDGVLAVIRGEAAPS
- the rimO gene encoding 30S ribosomal protein S12 methylthiotransferase RimO — protein: MPEPRTVALVTLGCARNEVDSEELAGRLAADGWRLVDDAAEADVAVVNTCGFVEAAKKDSVDALLEANDLKSHGRTQAVVAVGCMAERYGKELAQALPEADAVLGFDDYTDISDRLQTILSGGIHASHTPRDRRKLLPISPAERQTAEVALPGHGQGTAGPEQPAEEFAEAAPDLPEGVAPPSGPRAPLRRRLDSGPVASVKLASGCDRRCSFCAIPSFRGSFVSRRPTDVLAEARWLAGQGVVEVMLVSENNTSYGKDLGDIRLLESLLPELAAVDGVERVRVSYLQPAEMRPGLIDVLTSTPGVVPYFDLSFQHSAPGVLRAMRRFGDTERFLGLLETIRAKAPEAGVRSNFIVGFPGETEEDLAELERFLTEARLDAIGVFGYSDEEGTEAEGYQNKVDEDVVAARLARVSRLAEELTAQRAEERVGSTVRVLVEAVDEETGEITGRADHQAPETDGQVRLLPAEDAPDGWTPAPGTFVTAEVVAAEGVDLVASALTGPAAADVPAPGGVLVEGAAR